One Streptomyces sp. CG4 genomic window, CGTCTCGGACAGCCGCTCGAAGCCGTCCTCGGTGATGAGGCACACGACCGGGAAGATACGGCGGGTCAGGTCGGGGCCGCCGGTGGCCGAGTCCTCGTCCGCCGCGTCGTACAGCGCCTGGAGCGCGGCGAGGGCGGCCTCGCGCCGGGTGAGGTCCGGCCGGTAGAGCTTCTTCAGGGCGCCCCGGGCGTACGGGGAGCCGGAGCCCTCGGCGTGGAAGTCGCGCTTCTCGTAGAGGCCGCCGGCCGCGTCGAGGGCGAAGATGCGGCCGCCCTCGCCCTCGGCCGCGGTGAGGTCGTATCCGGCGAGCAGCGGGACGACGGCGAGGCCCTGCATGGCCTGGGCGAGGTTCTGCCGGATCATGGCCGCGAGCCGGGTCGCTTTGCCGGCCAGGGTCATCGGGATGCCTTCGATCTTCTCGAAATGCGTCAGCTCCACCTGGAAGAGCCGCACCATGTCGACGGCGAGCCCGACGGTGCCGGCGAAGGCGACGGCCGTGTAATCGTCGGTGGGGTGCACCTTCTCCAGGTCGCGCTGGGCGATGAGGTTGCCCATGGTGGCCCGGCGGTCGCCGGCGATCAGCACGCCGTCGCCGTAGGTGAGGGCGAGGACGGTGGTGCCGTGCGGGAACCGGTCGGGGGCCGCTCGTATGCCGTCGGGCAGTGTGGGCGTGGTGGGCAGCAGACCTGGGCGGTACGCGGCCAGGAACTCGGTGAAG contains:
- the prcB gene encoding proteasome subunit beta; this encodes MSGNDTAGLPSEAFFTPGTSSFTEFLAAYRPGLLPTTPTLPDGIRAAPDRFPHGTTVLALTYGDGVLIAGDRRATMGNLIAQRDLEKVHPTDDYTAVAFAGTVGLAVDMVRLFQVELTHFEKIEGIPMTLAGKATRLAAMIRQNLAQAMQGLAVVPLLAGYDLTAAEGEGGRIFALDAAGGLYEKRDFHAEGSGSPYARGALKKLYRPDLTRREAALAALQALYDAADEDSATGGPDLTRRIFPVVCLITEDGFERLSETETEELSREMILRRGERPDGPHAAP